In Helicobacter bilis, a genomic segment contains:
- a CDS encoding tetratricopeptide repeat protein, whose translation MLFTLKTLLLSSAILTQDDMALQARVNTLLSQNRVQTLHDEKRDKAAKLVSQSSYASVIEHNEDLGLELLREACNLEYGRACWYYAYETLEEADISHAQAVLQKSCFSPSANKYNGESCTYLGIMVSNNKADIVESEQELYNRACNLGDGWGCYRLARDFVIDEDIEKAKEIEEKALSILLQDCSKSEATSCYFAGSMYAEKGSEDDIVKAHEFYKKGCNLGDGVSCYELQMNKHE comes from the coding sequence ATGCTATTTACATTAAAGACATTGCTACTTTCTAGTGCGATTTTAACACAAGATGACATGGCTTTACAAGCTAGGGTAAATACATTATTATCGCAAAATAGAGTGCAAACCTTACATGATGAAAAGCGTGATAAGGCAGCAAAACTTGTATCGCAAAGCTCGTATGCAAGTGTGATAGAACATAATGAAGATCTTGGATTGGAGTTATTGCGGGAAGCTTGTAATCTTGAATATGGTCGTGCATGCTGGTATTATGCCTATGAGACGCTGGAAGAGGCCGATATTTCACACGCACAAGCAGTGCTACAAAAGTCTTGTTTTAGCCCATCAGCAAATAAATATAATGGGGAATCTTGTACTTATCTTGGCATTATGGTATCGAATAATAAGGCGGATATAGTGGAGAGTGAGCAAGAGCTTTATAATCGTGCGTGTAATCTTGGCGATGGCTGGGGCTGTTATCGTTTAGCAAGGGATTTTGTCATTGATGAAGATATAGAAAAAGCAAAAGAGATTGAAGAAAAGGCTTTAAGCATTCTTTTGCAAGATTGCAGTAAGAGTGAAGCGACAAGTTGCTACTTTGCTGGTAGTATGTATGCAGAGAAAGGGAGCGAAGATGACATAGTTAAGGCGCATGAGTTTTATAAGAAGGGCTGTAATCTTGGCGATGGTGTTTCGTGTTATGAATTACAAATGAATAAACATGAATAA